One Thermococcus sp. M36 genomic window, CGACCTATGGGGAATACGTCTACGTCCTCCGCTTCAAGGGGACGACGTACCTTGCTAGAAGTACGGAGAAGATAACCGGGAAGGACTGGAACCCAAACTCTTACCTGGCAAGGGACGAGAACGGTCTCAAGCGCTTCCTCCTGCGCGAGCTGTCCCTGAAGTCGAAGCTCCTACTTGAGATCCCCTCTGCGGCCATCTGGATAGCGATAAGCTTCGGCATCATAAACAGGATAAAGGAGAACCCCATCGGAAGCTTCCTGCTGATATTCCTTGGCTTATTCTTCAACGACATCGCCAAAGCTTTAGAGTACCTCATCCTCGGCTACTGCAAGGCCTGACCTTTTTCTTTCCTGACGACGTGGATGTCCTCTATCCTGGTGAACGGGTACTGGCCCTTTTCGTCCTTTTCGACGGCCTTCACCATGTCCCATATCGTCAGCAGGGCGACGCTCACGCCTGTCAGGGCCTCCATCTCGACGCCCGTCTTGTACGTCGCGCGGACCTCGCAGGTGGCTTCTATGTAGTCCTCCCCAAACTCGAAGGTGATGTCAACGCCTGTGAGCGGTATTGGGTGGCAGAGGGGTATGAGTTCTGGTGTTTTTTTCACCGCGAGGATTCCGGCTATCTGGGCCGTGGCTATGACGTTACCCTTCTTCGTCTTTCCGGCCTTTATGAGCTCTATAGTTTCCGGCCTGAGCCGTATTCTGCCCTTTGCGACGGCCTTCCTGAAGACCACCCCTTTGTGGCCCACTTCGACCATCTTAACGCCCCTATCATCTACGTGGGTTAGTTCCTTCATTTGATGGCCCCCATAGGGTTGAAGAAAAAGGATGAGATCATCCCTTCGCAACGCCCATCGGGCGCATTCTTGCAACCAGGTTCGCTATCCCCGCCTCGTGGACTACGTTGACGACGTTGTCAACGCTCTTGTAGGCTCCAGGTGCTTCTTCAGCCACAACCCTGAGAGAGGCCGCGCGGATGTAGATGCCCTGCCTTGCAAGCTCGTTCTTGAGCCTGTCGCCGCGGTACTGCCTGGTGGCGGCCTTCCTGCTGAGCAGTCTTCCGGCACCGTGGCAGGTCGAACCAAAGGTCTCCGTCATCGAGCCCTCGGCACCAGCAAGAACGTAGCTCGCGGTTCCCATCGAACCTGGAATCAGAACCGGCTGACCGACATCCCTGTAGGCCTTCGGAACGTCCGGGTGGCCGGCAGGGAAGGCCCTCGTGGCTCCCTTCCTGTGGACGACGACCTTGACCTTTCTGCCGTCAACGACGTGCTCCTCTACCTTCGCTATGTTGTGAGCGACGTCGTAAACGATGTGCATCTCCATGTCCTCGGCCTTCCTCTTGAAGACCTCCTCAAAGCTCTCCCTGACCCAGTGGGTTATCATCTGCCGGTTGGCCCACGCGAAGTTGGCAGCGGCCTTCATCGCGCTGAAATAGCGCTGTCCCTCCTCCGTCTGGAAGGGAACACTGACAAGTTCTCTATCGGGCCACGGAACCCCGTACTTCCGGTTGGCCTTCTCCATTATCCTGAGGTAGTCGCTCGCCACTTGGTGCCCGAGCCCCCTGCTTCCGGTGTGAATCATGACGACGACCTGCCCCTCGAAGAGGCCGTAGGCTTCCGCTATCTTCTCGTCGAAGACCTTATCAACCAC contains:
- the moaC gene encoding cyclic pyranopterin monophosphate synthase MoaC; amino-acid sequence: MKELTHVDDRGVKMVEVGHKGVVFRKAVAKGRIRLRPETIELIKAGKTKKGNVIATAQIAGILAVKKTPELIPLCHPIPLTGVDITFEFGEDYIEATCEVRATYKTGVEMEALTGVSVALLTIWDMVKAVEKDEKGQYPFTRIEDIHVVRKEKGQALQ